In a genomic window of Glycine max cultivar Williams 82 chromosome 13, Glycine_max_v4.0, whole genome shotgun sequence:
- the LOC100798184 gene encoding polyphenol oxidase A1, chloroplastic codes for MAYISSLSSFSLSNFSAPLPISICSSSSAFLTSQIPCKPSKRSKPKGHHVSKVSCNSNQNTPTPNPEEEKPSSYNILGKHRRDILLGIGGLYGASALSNTNPLAMAAAPILEPDLEHCCITDDVPKGEIEKQVYCCPPKSSSPPIDFKLPKGTPLRVRPPAQFVTDEYLEKYKLALKRMRELPSDDPRSFKQQADIHCAYCDGGYKQLGFPVELDFKVHFSWIFFPFHRWYLYFYERILGSLIDDPTFALPYWNWDNPDGGMVLPSIFADEDSPLYDPRRNPDITPTTLVDLNYGSGKEPSVEQNLGVMYTSVVSGAKRASLFHGKPFLAGKQPELGGGTVELGPHTAVHRWTGDPRQPNKEDMGRFYSAGRDPAFYSHHANVDRMWNIWKTIPSGKRRDFKNRDWLETSFFFYDENKTLVRVKVKDSLDTNKMGYVYQDVAIPWLEKKPKPKRTRKAKKVAFAQQFGGIGAAMAAETGPSSKFPLTLLDSKVTLLVKRPKQLRSKRDKEEEEEVLVIDGIEFDGDDDVKFDVYITDEDVEDIGPESTEFAGSFSTLGHSHSNMNMDKKIKTSLTLGITDLLEDLDAENDDSVLVTLVPRSENVTITIQNIKIEFEKDE; via the coding sequence ATGGCTTATATCTCCTCTCTATCATCTTTCTCCCTCTCCAATTTCTCTGCACCTCTTCCCATTTCCATTTGTTCCTCATCTTCCGCATTCCTAACTTCCCAAATACCATGCAAACCCTCCAAACGTAGCAAACCAAAAGGCCATCATGTTTCCAAAGTGTCATGCAACAGTAACCAAAACACCCCAACACCAAacccagaagaagaaaaaccatCGTCATACAACATTCTAGGAAAACATAGGAGGGATATTCTCCTTGGCATTGGGGGCCTTTACGGTGCTTCTGCTCTTAGCAACACCAACCCTTTAGCCATGGCTGCAGCTCCTATTCTAGAGCCTGACCTAGAACATTGTTGTATAACTGATGATGTACCTAAAGGGGAAATCGAGAAACAAGTCTATTGTTGCCCACCAAAATCTTCTTCCCCTCCTATAGATTTCAAGTTGCCTAAAGGAACACCCCTTAGGGTTAGACCACCTGCTCAATTTGTGACCGATGAGTACCTAGAAAAGTATAAGTTAGCCCTTAAGCGCATGAGAGAGCTTCCATCTGATGATCCTCGAAGTTTCAAGCAACAAGCTGATATCCATTGTGCTTATTGTGATGGTGGCTATAAGCAATTAGGGTTCCCAGTTGAGCTAGACTTCAAAGTCCACTTTTCATGGATATTTTTCCCTTTCCACCGTTGGTACCTCTATTTCTATGAGCGAATCTTGGGTAGCTTGATTGATGACCCAACCTTTGCACTTCCATATTGGAACTGGGACAATCCTGATGGTGGCATGGTATTGCCTTCCATTTTCGCAGATGAAGACTCCCCTCTATATGACCCTCGCAGGAATCCAGACATCACACCAACTACTCTCGTAGACCTAAACTATGGCAGTGGAAAGGAACCAAGCGTAGAACAAAACCTCGGTGTAATGTATACGAGTGTTGTCTCTGGTGCGAAACGCGCATCGCTCTTCCATGGAAAACCATTTCTTGCTGGAAAGCAGCCTGAGCTAGGTGGAGGGACCGTAGAGCTTGGTCCTCATACTGCTGTCCACCGTTGGACCGGTGATCCAAGACAACCTAACAAAGAGGACATGGGGAGGTTCTATTCTGCTGGAAGAGACCCCGCTTTCTATTCTCACCATGCCAACGTGGATCGTATGTGGAATATATGGAAAACAATACCAAGTGGAAAAAGAAGGGATTTCAAAAACCGTGATTGGTTGGAAACCTCCTTTTTCTTCTACGATGAGAACAAGACCCTTGTCCGTGTGAAGGTGAAAGACAGCCTTGACACGAATAAGATGGGTTATGTTTACCAAGATGTCGCCATTCCATGGCTCGAGAAAAAGCCTAAACCCAAAAGAACTAGAAAGGCTAAGAAGGTGGCGTTCGCACAACAATTTGGCGGCATTGGTGCAGCAATGGCTGCTGAGACTGGGCCAAGTTCCAAGTTTCCTCTCACTTTGTTGGACTCAAAGGTAACCCTACTAGTTAAAAGGCCAAAGCAGTTGAGGAGCAAGAGGGAcaaggaggaagaggaagaagtgtTGGTGATTGATGGGATTGAGTTTGATGGGGATGATGATGTGAAGTTTGATGTCTATATTACTGATGAAGATGTCGAGGATATTGGACCAGAGAGCACAGAGTTTGCAGGAAGCTTTTCGACTCTGGGTCATTCCCATTCGAACATGAACATGGACAAGAAGATCAAAACTAGCTTGACACTGGGAATAACAGATTTGTTAGAGGACTTGGATGCTGAAAATGATGATAGTGTTTTGGTCACATTGGTACCACGATCTGAGAATGTAACCATCACAATCCAGAACATAAAGATAGAGTTTGAGAAGGATGAGTGA